In Candidatus Babeliales bacterium, a single genomic region encodes these proteins:
- a CDS encoding amino acid carrier protein — translation MGLTDYNSLIEVTPQAGSLVGISKISLPEFIKTLSSMVNGWPLLIYVIIISIIYTVALRGIQFRYLWTALKSTVAPSDTGVQQESNVSPFHAFISTINSNLGNGIIAGVATAIYAGGPGAALWFVIFGFILMAVRFAEVYLSTLYASKSTEKTVLGGPMLYLKAVPGGKYLPFIYAFSCVFYGLIGGNIAQANSIAVSLSSTWGVAPLYTGLALLGFVLYILFGGAQRIVKISVSIVPIKVIVFMLSSISVLLFHYKSLLSALYLIVTSGLGFNAVAGGAVGFSLQQMIVMGMARSVFCTESGLGSAAILFGSTGNDNAAQNGFMGMVSTFISTCIGFIVAVCIVASGVWNSGLNSTALTIAAFDTVFGAYGGWIVSFLAISFGFGVMVSYAYVVRSAWLYVTNNRFDNLFTIVYSLCAFGGSLAAVDVVWDLTDIVIAIMLFINLYGLLMLLPKIRTQVIDQLRTYRV, via the coding sequence ATGGGTCTTACAGATTACAATTCATTGATAGAAGTTACTCCACAAGCTGGAAGCTTAGTAGGTATTTCTAAAATATCTTTACCAGAATTTATAAAAACACTGAGTAGTATGGTTAATGGTTGGCCATTACTGATATATGTTATTATTATCAGCATTATTTATACCGTTGCGCTACGTGGTATTCAATTTAGATATTTATGGACAGCCTTAAAGTCTACGGTAGCGCCTTCAGATACCGGAGTTCAGCAGGAAAGCAATGTATCTCCGTTTCATGCATTTATTAGTACCATTAATTCAAATTTGGGAAATGGAATTATTGCTGGTGTCGCTACTGCAATTTATGCAGGTGGTCCCGGTGCGGCATTATGGTTTGTAATTTTTGGTTTTATTTTGATGGCAGTGCGTTTTGCTGAAGTTTATTTAAGTACGCTTTATGCATCAAAATCGACAGAAAAAACTGTTCTTGGCGGACCTATGCTCTATTTAAAAGCAGTTCCGGGTGGAAAATATCTTCCTTTTATTTATGCTTTTTCATGTGTATTTTATGGATTGATTGGTGGTAATATTGCTCAAGCAAATTCAATTGCAGTCAGCCTGTCATCTACATGGGGAGTTGCACCATTATATACAGGACTTGCTCTTTTAGGATTCGTTCTTTACATTCTTTTTGGGGGTGCTCAGCGTATTGTAAAAATTTCTGTTAGTATTGTACCCATTAAAGTGATAGTTTTCATGCTCTCTTCTATATCGGTTTTATTATTTCATTATAAATCATTATTATCTGCGCTTTATTTAATTGTAACAAGTGGACTTGGATTTAATGCCGTTGCAGGTGGCGCAGTTGGTTTTTCTCTTCAACAGATGATTGTTATGGGTATGGCACGTTCAGTTTTTTGTACTGAATCAGGGCTTGGTTCGGCAGCTATTTTGTTTGGTTCCACTGGTAATGATAATGCAGCGCAAAATGGTTTTATGGGCATGGTAAGTACTTTTATTAGTACGTGTATTGGTTTTATTGTCGCTGTATGTATTGTTGCTTCTGGCGTATGGAATAGTGGTCTAAATAGTACCGCATTAACTATTGCAGCATTTGATACAGTTTTTGGTGCGTATGGTGGCTGGATTGTTAGTTTCCTTGCTATTAGTTTTGGATTTGGTGTAATGGTTTCTTATGCATACGTTGTCCGATCTGCATGGCTATATGTGACTAATAATCGTTTTGATAATTTATTTACGATAGTATATAGTCTTTGTGCATTTGGTGGATCGTTAGCTGCAGTAGACGTAGTATGGGATTTAACTGATATTGTCATTGCTATTATGCTTTTTATTAACTTATATGGCTTATTAATGTTATTACCAAAAATAAGAACACAAGTAATTGATCAATTGCGTACGTATAGAGTATAG
- the ruvX gene encoding Holliday junction resolvase RuvX, translating into MKILALDIGDRWTGIAISDPLGILPRPYDTIKTTDIYTYLEKVIKKENVSIIVVGLPTTLRGTESDQTKKIIAMTEELRIYFPHIEWKMWDERLTSKQAAGIKSIKTKDDKLRSHAIAAAIFLSTYLEYKRFHENLSSESS; encoded by the coding sequence ATGAAAATCCTTGCTCTCGATATTGGCGATCGTTGGACTGGCATTGCTATTTCTGATCCACTTGGTATTCTACCACGTCCGTATGACACAATAAAAACAACCGATATATACACATACTTAGAAAAAGTTATTAAAAAAGAGAATGTTTCAATAATTGTTGTTGGACTTCCTACAACATTACGCGGCACTGAAAGTGATCAAACAAAAAAAATTATTGCTATGACAGAAGAATTGCGCATTTATTTTCCACATATTGAATGGAAGATGTGGGATGAGAGATTAACGAGCAAGCAAGCTGCTGGAATAAAATCGATAAAGACTAAAGATGATAAGCTTCGATCTCATGCTATAGCAGCTGCGATATTTCTTAGCACCTATCTTGAATATAAACGTTTTCATGAAAACTTATCTTCTGAATCATCCTAG